In Chaetodon trifascialis isolate fChaTrf1 chromosome 23, fChaTrf1.hap1, whole genome shotgun sequence, the following proteins share a genomic window:
- the LOC139351781 gene encoding T-lymphocyte surface antigen Ly-9-like, with translation MLLCLLSCWIIAWIAAEDLLTKHYRVKGSSLCLQVVQSPPYHEVQWKFFKKIIVSEKNIRPAFKDKVDYSPGNHSLCIRNLTETDVGIYKAVVTDPEFDVSEETHSLIIQEPVPTPLIWMSEKFSNQSAGICNITVNCSIQGGWLWSVCDEDSCTPSQRSFSEVNITISVVNALIVCSGNNHVSSASEILGAMCFNKSKSEQEVTLKGSIEVSPT, from the exons ATGCTTCTTTGTCTTCTGAGCTGCTGGATTATTGCAt GGATCGCAGCAGAGGACCTGCTAACGAAGCACTACCGGGTGAAAGGCAGCTCGTTATGTCTACAAGTTGTACAATCACCACCATATCACGAAGTTCAGTggaaattttttaaaaaaattattgtttctgaaaaaaacatcagacCTGCGTTCAAAGACAAAGTGGATTATAGTCCAGGAAACCACTCCTTGTGTATCAGGAACCTGACTGAGACAGATGTTGGCATCTATAAGGCTGTAGTCACTGATCCTGAGTTTGACGTATCAGAGGAGACCCACAGTCTGATCATCCAAG AACCTGTTCCCACACCTCTCATCTGGATGTCAGAAAAGTTCTCCAACCAATCTGCTGGAATCTGCAACATCACAGTGAACTGCTCCATCCAGGGTGGATGGCTGTGGTCTGTCTGTGATGAAGACAGCTGCACACCGTCTCAGAGATCCTTCAGTGAGGTCAACATCACCATCTCTGTTGTCAACGCGTTGATTGTCTGCAGTGGCAACAACCATGTCAGCAGTGCTTCTGAAATCTTAGGGGCAATGT GTTTCAATAAATCTAAGTCTGAACAAGAAGTGACATTAAAAGGATCCATT